A single region of the Anaerostipes rhamnosivorans genome encodes:
- a CDS encoding XkdQ/YqbQ family protein yields MSLKVKWKGNDITDITTNYTWSGSSYQAARTFEFGMVNPAGDKNFKIPNIKVGDVVCFYDGDNKLFHGKVTTRTRTGEAGNTTITCNDFMIHLLRSKGTYKFKKKKPEQIVKLICKDLKVKTTSLAKTGVKISKIFFQEKEYYNMILAVYTKAYRKKGKKYMPVMVGDKLSVIEKGKLLKIELNQGEGITESEFQETSDSMINKVAIYNEKNKKIGTLTNKKWMKTYGTFQEAITVDKGSGKKEAKNTLTGIEKSASITAIGDIRCISGYGLKIHDDDSGLTGKFYIENDSHTWENGTHMMTLELAFKNIMDTQDGDTEDNKTKSTGILNGKKVKALFTAYYPANNKMEGGFYDCKGKKLDPSKYTCAAPKSISYGKQIQVLGTKTSRDKKVHKVNDRGGRINIENGVYHFDLLMKTKAQCNKFGKRKGYAIIGNGTGFKQTSASGGKADKVISKAKTYKGKVRYVFGAASPQSGKSDCSGYTQYVFKKAAGISIGRTAAAQATKGKKISKKNLKKGDLVIFQGTYKAGPSHVGIYLGNKQFIHCSSSGGVKISNLNSTYYVKHWMQGRRVL; encoded by the coding sequence ATGAGCCTAAAAGTTAAATGGAAAGGCAATGACATTACAGACATAACTACGAACTATACATGGTCAGGCAGTAGCTATCAAGCTGCTAGAACATTTGAGTTTGGAATGGTGAATCCGGCAGGAGATAAGAATTTTAAAATTCCAAATATAAAAGTCGGGGATGTTGTTTGCTTTTATGATGGAGATAATAAATTGTTTCATGGGAAGGTAACAACAAGAACCAGGACCGGAGAAGCAGGAAATACAACTATCACATGCAATGATTTCATGATTCATCTGTTACGGAGCAAGGGGACGTATAAATTCAAAAAGAAAAAACCGGAACAAATTGTGAAACTGATCTGCAAAGATCTGAAGGTTAAGACAACAAGTTTAGCGAAAACCGGGGTAAAAATATCAAAGATCTTCTTTCAGGAAAAAGAATACTACAATATGATCCTTGCAGTTTATACAAAGGCATATCGGAAAAAAGGAAAGAAATATATGCCGGTTATGGTAGGGGATAAGCTTTCTGTAATAGAAAAAGGAAAACTACTTAAAATCGAACTGAATCAGGGAGAGGGAATCACAGAATCAGAGTTTCAGGAGACGAGCGATTCTATGATCAATAAAGTCGCAATATATAATGAAAAGAATAAGAAGATTGGCACGTTAACAAACAAGAAATGGATGAAAACGTATGGAACCTTTCAGGAGGCGATTACGGTTGACAAAGGCAGCGGAAAAAAAGAAGCAAAGAACACACTAACAGGAATAGAAAAAAGTGCGTCCATTACTGCGATTGGTGACATCCGGTGTATCTCAGGATATGGATTAAAAATACATGATGATGATTCTGGACTGACCGGAAAATTTTACATCGAAAACGACTCCCATACCTGGGAAAACGGCACGCACATGATGACTTTAGAACTTGCATTTAAAAATATCATGGATACCCAGGATGGTGATACGGAAGATAATAAGACAAAAAGCACAGGGATACTGAATGGAAAAAAAGTAAAAGCTTTGTTCACGGCATATTACCCGGCCAACAATAAAATGGAAGGTGGGTTTTATGATTGCAAAGGGAAAAAGCTTGATCCCTCAAAATATACCTGCGCTGCACCAAAGTCAATTTCATACGGAAAGCAGATTCAGGTCCTTGGAACAAAAACGTCCAGGGACAAAAAAGTGCATAAGGTCAATGACCGTGGCGGCCGGATTAATATAGAAAATGGAGTTTACCATTTTGATTTATTAATGAAGACAAAAGCACAGTGTAATAAATTTGGAAAGCGAAAAGGGTACGCAATCATCGGGAATGGAACGGGATTTAAGCAGACAAGTGCATCCGGAGGGAAAGCGGATAAAGTAATCTCTAAGGCAAAAACATATAAAGGGAAAGTCCGATATGTATTCGGTGCCGCAAGCCCGCAAAGTGGAAAATCGGATTGTTCTGGATACACGCAATATGTTTTTAAAAAAGCGGCCGGAATCAGTATTGGGAGAACGGCAGCGGCCCAAGCAACTAAAGGAAAGAAGATCTCAAAAAAAAACTTGAAGAAAGGCGATCTGGTAATCTTCCAGGGGACCTATAAGGCCGGGCCTTCTCATGTCGGGATTTATCTTGGGAATAAGCAGTTTATACACTGTTCAAGTTCAGGAGGGGTGAAGATCAGCAATCTAAACAGCACATATTATGTGAAACATTGGATGCAGGGAAGGAGGGTGCTGTGA
- a CDS encoding LysM peptidoglycan-binding domain-containing protein, whose protein sequence is MKKIKAWKDGKVTPQLMITGKPNINMAVSIESFEYGQDDGTEDVSFTLSLKEYVVVKYTTQPKKTNTKSGKKVKKKSKTKKRSSKKIKTSTYKVKKGDTLWGIAKKKTGKSSNWKKIYKKNKTIIEKTARKHGRKSSSNGHWIYPGTKLVIEK, encoded by the coding sequence GTGAAGAAGATTAAGGCGTGGAAAGATGGAAAAGTTACCCCACAACTCATGATTACAGGAAAACCAAATATCAACATGGCGGTGTCTATTGAGAGTTTCGAGTATGGGCAGGATGACGGAACCGAAGATGTTAGCTTTACGCTCAGTTTAAAAGAATATGTGGTAGTTAAATATACGACACAACCGAAAAAAACAAATACCAAGTCGGGAAAGAAAGTAAAAAAGAAAAGCAAGACAAAAAAGAGATCAAGTAAGAAAATAAAAACTTCAACGTATAAGGTAAAAAAAGGAGATACCTTGTGGGGTATTGCAAAGAAAAAGACGGGGAAATCATCGAACTGGAAAAAAATCTACAAGAAAAACAAAACGATCATTGAAAAAACTGCAAGAAAACATGGGAGGAAATCATCCAGTAATGGACATTGGATTTATCCCGGAACAAAGCTGGTGATAGAAAAATGA